TTGATGCGATTCATCCTGGTTATGGATTTCTTGCTGAAAATGATAAATTTGCTGAGATGTGTAATGATCACGGAATTGTCTTTATTGGTCCATCTCCTAAAGCTATTAGATCTATGGGAGATAAATCTACAGCTAAAGAAACTATGGAGGCAGTGGGAGTTCCAACAGTACCTGGTAGTAAAGGTTTGTTATCTAATATTGATGAGGCTTATAAATTGGCAGATGATATTGGTTATCCCGTAATTATCAAAGCGACTGCTGGAGGAGGTGGGAGAGGCATGAGGTTGGTCGAAAACGCTGATAATCTCGACAAAATGTTTAAAGCAGCCCAGGGAGAAGCAGAAGCTGCTTTTGGTAACGATGGTTTATATATGGAGAAATTCATAAGGAAGCCAAGACATGTAGAAATTCAAATTTTGGCAGATAGGTCGGGTAATGTTGAGTGGATAAATTTTTTAATGGTTGATCAATTACCAAAACCTGGAGTCATTTC
This window of the Prochlorococcus marinus XMU1411 genome carries:
- a CDS encoding biotin carboxylase N-terminal domain-containing protein, whose translation is MVEKVLIANRGEIALRIVRSCRELGIATVAVFSTVDKKALHVQLADEAVCVGDSLSNKSYLNIPNILAAATSRGVDAIHPGYGFLAENDKFAEMCNDHGIVFIGPSPKAIRSMGDKSTAKETMEAVGVPTVPGSKGLLSNIDEAYKLADDIGYPVIIKATAGGGGRGMRLVENADNLDKMFKAAQGEAEAAFGNDGLYMEKFIRKPRHVEIQILADRSGNVEWINFLMVDQLPKPGVIS